A single Perognathus longimembris pacificus isolate PPM17 chromosome 17, ASM2315922v1, whole genome shotgun sequence DNA region contains:
- the LOC125365348 gene encoding keratin-associated protein 9-9-like: protein MTHSCCCPCCQPTCCQSTCCRTTCWRPTCMTSCCCQPCCQPSCCQPCCQPGCCESSCCQICCQPACSGPVYCTRTCYHPTCVRVPGCLSQGCGSSCCQPCCC, encoded by the coding sequence ATGACCCATTCCTGCTGTTGCCCTTGCTGCCAGCCCACCTGCTGCCAGTCTACCTGCTGTAGGACCACCTGCTGGAGACCCACCTGTATGACCAGTtgctgctgccagccctgctgccagcccagctgctgcCAGCCATGTTGCCAACCCGGCTGTTGTGAGTCCAGCTGCTGCCAGATCTGCTGCCAGCCAGCTTGCTCTGGGCCTGTGTACTGCACCAGAACATGCTACCACCCCACGTGCGTCCGTGTGCCCGGTTGCCTGTCCCAAGGCTGCGGATCCAGCTGCTGCCAGCCTTGCTGCTGCTGA